One region of Synechococcus elongatus PCC 11801 genomic DNA includes:
- a CDS encoding carbon dioxide-concentrating mechanism protein CcmK — MTASLAYSQPRNAGALGVICTRSFPAVVGTADMMLKSADVTLVGYEKTGSGFCTAVIRGGYADIKLALEAGVATARQFEQYVSSTILPRPQANLEAVLPISRRLSQEAMATRSHQNVGAIGLIETNGFPALVGAADAMLKSANVKLICYEKTGSGLCTAIVQGTVSNVTVAVEAGMYAAERIGQLNAIMVIPRPLDDLMDSLPEPQLDGEATQPLQLPLRVREKQPLLELPELERQPIAIEAPRLLAEERQAALELTQEAPIPEPLELPNPRTDQ, encoded by the coding sequence ATGACCGCTTCTCTCGCCTATTCGCAGCCTCGCAATGCCGGTGCGCTAGGGGTCATTTGCACCCGTAGCTTTCCAGCAGTTGTCGGCACAGCGGACATGATGCTCAAGTCCGCAGATGTCACGCTGGTCGGTTACGAGAAGACGGGTTCAGGTTTTTGTACAGCGGTCATTCGCGGCGGTTATGCCGACATCAAACTGGCCCTAGAAGCTGGGGTCGCTACTGCTCGCCAGTTTGAGCAGTATGTGTCTAGTACGATCTTGCCGCGACCGCAGGCGAATCTAGAAGCCGTTCTGCCGATCAGTCGGCGGCTCTCGCAAGAGGCAATGGCAACGCGATCGCATCAAAATGTTGGCGCGATTGGGCTGATTGAAACCAATGGGTTCCCCGCTTTAGTTGGAGCAGCCGATGCCATGCTCAAGTCAGCTAACGTCAAGCTGATCTGTTATGAGAAAACGGGCAGCGGTCTCTGTACTGCGATCGTGCAAGGCACCGTTTCCAATGTGACCGTTGCTGTTGAAGCCGGCATGTACGCAGCTGAGCGGATCGGCCAGCTCAACGCAATCATGGTTATCCCCAGACCGCTAGACGATCTGATGGACAGCCTGCCCGAGCCGCAGCTTGACGGCGAAGCAACTCAGCCACTCCAATTGCCACTGCGCGTTCGCGAGAAACAGCCACTCCTAGAGCTGCCTGAACTAGAGCGCCAGCCGATCGCGATCGAAGCCCCCCGATTACTCGCCGAAGAGCGGCAGGCAGCCTTGGAATTAACCCAAGAGGCGCCAATTCCAGAACCCTTAGAGTTACCAAATCCACGCACAGATCAGTGA
- a CDS encoding ribulose bisphosphate carboxylase small subunit, which translates to MPSPTTIPVASTAGRLAEPHIDPAAQVHAIASIIGDVRLAAGVRVAAGVSIRADEGAPFQIGEDSLLQEGAVIHGLEYGRVLGDDQADYSVWLGRRVAITHKALIHGPAYLGDDCFVGFRSTVFNARVGAGSVIMMHALVQDVEIPPGRYVPSGAIITTQQQADRLPEVRPEDREFARHIIGSPPVIVRSTPAATADFNSTPTPSPLRPSSSEATTVSAYNGQGRLSSEVINQVRSLLNQGYRIGTEHADKRRFRTSSWQSCAPIQSSNERQVLAELETCLAEHEGEYVRLLGIDTSTRSRVFEALIQRPDGTVPESLSSQPVAVAPSGGRQSSYASVSGNLSAEVVSQVRNLLAQGYRIGTEHADKRRFRTSSWQSCAPIQSSNERQVLAELETCLAEHEGEYVRLLGIDTSTRSRVFEALIQNPQGPVGSSGAAAPAAGTTSTSSPSYASNGSGSGDVASQVRGLLSQGYRISAEVADKRRFQTSSWQTLPTLSGQSESTVLSALNALLQEHQGKYVRLIGIDPAARRRVAELLIQKP; encoded by the coding sequence ATGCCGAGCCCAACGACGATCCCCGTTGCTTCAACGGCAGGTCGGTTGGCTGAGCCCCATATAGATCCCGCTGCTCAGGTGCATGCGATCGCCAGCATTATTGGTGACGTTCGGCTGGCAGCAGGTGTCCGCGTTGCAGCGGGGGTTTCGATCCGTGCTGACGAAGGAGCGCCATTCCAAATCGGAGAAGACAGCCTTTTGCAAGAAGGTGCTGTCATCCACGGTTTGGAATATGGTCGTGTCTTGGGCGATGACCAAGCTGACTACTCTGTCTGGCTCGGTCGTCGAGTGGCCATCACCCACAAAGCACTGATCCATGGTCCGGCCTATCTCGGAGATGATTGCTTTGTCGGTTTTCGGTCCACCGTTTTCAACGCTCGGGTTGGGGCCGGTTCGGTAATCATGATGCACGCCCTAGTGCAAGACGTAGAGATCCCACCCGGTCGCTACGTTCCCTCAGGGGCCATCATCACGACCCAGCAGCAGGCCGATCGACTGCCAGAGGTTCGTCCGGAAGATCGGGAATTTGCTCGCCACATCATCGGCTCACCTCCGGTGATTGTGCGGTCTACCCCAGCAGCGACTGCTGATTTCAATTCCACACCAACTCCTTCTCCCCTTCGTCCATCGTCTAGCGAGGCAACGACCGTGAGCGCTTACAACGGCCAAGGCCGACTCAGTTCTGAAGTCATCAACCAAGTTCGGAGCCTGTTGAATCAGGGTTATCGGATTGGGACGGAGCATGCGGACAAGCGCCGCTTCCGCACCAGCTCTTGGCAGTCCTGTGCACCGATCCAAAGCAGCAACGAACGCCAAGTCCTCGCTGAACTGGAAACTTGCTTGGCCGAGCATGAAGGCGAATACGTCCGCCTCCTCGGGATTGATACCAGCACGCGCAGCCGAGTCTTTGAAGCCTTGATTCAACGGCCCGATGGTACGGTTCCTGAGTCACTGAGCAGTCAGCCGGTAGCTGTAGCGCCTAGCGGCGGTCGTCAAAGCAGCTATGCCAGTGTCAGTGGCAACCTTTCTGCCGAAGTTGTCAGTCAAGTCCGTAACTTGTTAGCCCAGGGTTATCGGATTGGGACGGAGCATGCGGACAAGCGCCGCTTCCGCACCAGCTCTTGGCAGTCCTGTGCACCGATCCAAAGCAGCAACGAACGCCAAGTCCTCGCTGAACTGGAAACTTGCTTGGCCGAGCATGAAGGCGAATACGTCCGCCTCCTCGGGATTGATACCAGCACGCGCAGCCGAGTCTTTGAAGCCTTGATTCAGAATCCCCAAGGGCCTGTTGGGTCTAGCGGTGCAGCAGCACCGGCAGCAGGGACGACCTCGACTTCCAGCCCCAGCTATGCCAGCAATGGTTCCGGATCAGGTGACGTGGCCAGCCAAGTCCGCGGCTTGCTCTCGCAGGGCTACCGGATCAGTGCAGAAGTGGCTGACAAGCGCCGCTTCCAAACCAGCTCTTGGCAGACCTTGCCGACCTTGAGTGGACAGAGCGAGTCGACTGTGTTGTCTGCGCTGAACGCTCTCTTGCAAGAACACCAAGGTAAATACGTTCGCCTGATTGGCATTGACCCTGCGGCTCGCCGCCGTGTGGCTGAACTGTTGATCCAAAAGCCGTAA
- a CDS encoding EutN/CcmL family microcompartment protein yields the protein MRIAKVRGTVVSTYKEPSLQGVKFLVVQFIDEAGQVLPEYEVAADMVGAGVDEWVLISRGSQARHVRDCQNRPVDAAVIAIIDTVNVENRSVYDKREHS from the coding sequence ATGCGCATTGCTAAGGTTCGCGGAACTGTGGTCAGCACCTACAAGGAACCCAGCCTGCAAGGGGTAAAGTTCCTTGTTGTTCAGTTCATTGATGAGGCTGGACAAGTCCTTCCGGAATATGAAGTCGCAGCTGACATGGTTGGCGCGGGTGTTGATGAGTGGGTGTTGATCAGTCGTGGCAGTCAAGCACGTCATGTGCGGGATTGTCAGAATCGCCCAGTCGATGCAGCAGTTATTGCAATCATCGATACGGTCAATGTTGAAAACCGCTCCGTCTACGACAAACGCGAGCACAGCTAG
- a CDS encoding carbon dioxide-concentrating mechanism protein CcmK, whose translation MPIAVGMIETLGFPAVVEAADAMVKAARVTLVGYEKIGSGRVTVIVRGDVSEVQASVSAGLDSAKRVAGGEVLSHHIIARPHENLEYVLPIRYTEAVEQFRM comes from the coding sequence TGATCGAGACCCTGGGCTTCCCGGCTGTTGTGGAAGCAGCTGACGCGATGGTCAAAGCAGCGCGTGTCACGCTGGTTGGCTATGAGAAAATCGGCAGCGGCCGCGTCACGGTCATTGTCCGGGGCGACGTTTCGGAAGTCCAAGCTTCCGTCTCTGCGGGTCTCGACTCGGCGAAACGGGTTGCTGGTGGTGAAGTGCTGTCGCACCACATCATTGCTCGTCCCCACGAGAACCTGGAATACGTCCTCCCGATCCGCTACACCGAAGCTGTTGAACAATTCCGCATGTAG